A stretch of Aedes aegypti strain LVP_AGWG chromosome 2, AaegL5.0 Primary Assembly, whole genome shotgun sequence DNA encodes these proteins:
- the LOC5578790 gene encoding gastrula zinc finger protein XlCGF26.1, giving the protein MFSIIDAAACRICFDTAVSVKSLADIVDGNSLADMLRHCVNLEINQNDGLPYHCCSKCKEDLIVAYRLVTRCHESDTKFREMLETKFKQRSPTDNDLKPPLTEDDIKIEHDIDEEQIYAEPLLPNFDLDTNSCVKEEDKDHLRKKVKDKSDSSDDEIEDDDDGKGDDGSNYEMQSDENDSDDDLPLIRKNNTSERCCRCRIKLSTKEAVIEHLQAIHLIKRCTDSDKIKAKPFECDLCFKRYSTKRALRKHKLVLLVKNKFQCDQCELSFRLEKTLQRHKEGHRNIVQPYSQRKDQLPRCCACFEQFDTDELLKKHADESHPPDEAAAEDPNKPFPCGLCNRRYKNMRILKEHQSKPYRTVQYQCATCGRTFKEKCALADHERSHGEERSFICPVCSKPFAMRDSFRKHVKAHSLAEDRFKCEFCGKGFKAKANLKCHLITHNPQHRPIQCTLCPATFARKVCLQAHMKLHTGEKAHKCDQCGATYTFATDLRRHIMAHNGIKPHVCTICGRGYPRKDYLRKHMANHDQKRPDGNNLA; this is encoded by the exons ATGTTTTCGATTATCGACGCTGCAGCTTGTCGAATATGTTTCGATACAGCCGTTTCTGTTAAATCTCTTGCCGATATAGTGGATGGCAATTCGCTGGCCGATATGTTGCGACACTGTGTCAATCTGGAG ATTAATCAGAACGATGGACTGCCGTACCATTGCTGCTCCAAATGTAAAGAGGATTTGATAGTCGCATATCGCTTGGTAACTCGGTGCCATGAATCCGACACCAAGTTTCGTGAAATGTTGGAAACGAAATTTAAACAAAG ATCTCCAACAGACAATGATTTGAAACCTCCTTTAACAGAGGACGACATAAAGATTGAACATGACATTGATGAAGAGCAAATATATGCGGAACCGTTGCTTCCGAATTTCGACCTGGATACCAATTCATGTGTTAAAGAGGAAGACAAAGATCATTTACGCAAAAAAGTAAAGGATAAATCAGATTCTAGCGATGATGAAATAGAGGACGATGATGATGGGAAAGGAGACGATGGTTCAAATTATGAAATGCAGTCCGATGAAAATGACAGTGATGATGATCTTCCGCTTATAAGAAAGAATAATACTTCGGAACGATGTTGTCGATGTAGGATTAAACTAAGTACAAAGGAAGCTGTCATTGAACATTTACAGGCTATTCACTTGATTAAACGGTGTACagattcagataaaataaaGGCCAAGCCGTTCGAATGTGATCTGTGCTTCAAACGATACAGCACCAAAAGAGCTTTGCGAAAACACAAGCTGGTTCTCCTGGTAAAGAATAAATTCCAGTGCGATCAATGCGAACTGAGCTTTAGGCTGGAGAAGACTTTGCAGCGACACAAAGAAGGCCATAGAAATATAGTTCAACCATACAGTCAACGCAAGGATCAGCTACCCCGATGCTGCgcttgttttgaacagtttgaCACAGATGAGCTTCTGAAGAAACATGCCGATGAATCTCATCCACCGGATGAAGCAGCAGCTGAAGATCCGAACAAACCATTCCCATGCGGTTTATGTAACCGACGTTACAAGAACATGCGCATATTGAAGGAACATCAGAGTAAACCGTACCGTACCGTACAATACCAGTGTGCAACCTGCGGGCGAACGTTCAAAGAAAAGTGTGCCCTAGCTGACCACGAAAGGTCCCATGGAGAGGAGCGATCGTTCATATGCCCGGTATGTTCAAAACCTTTTGCGATgagagattctttccgaaaGCATGTTAAAGCACATTCTTTGGCCGAGGATCGGTTCAAAtgtgaattttgcggtaaaggATTTAAGGCCAAAGCCAATCTGAAATGTCACCTCATTACGCACAATCCTCAACATCGTCCGATACAGTGTACGCTCTGTCCAGCAACGTTCGCCAGAAAGGTATGTCTGCAGGCTCATATGAAATTGCACACCGGCGAAAAAGCACACAAATGTGATCAGTGTGGTGCAACTTACACTTTCGCTACGGACTTGAGGCGGCACATCATGGCCCACAATGGCATCAAACCGCATGTTTGCACCATCTGCGGCCGTGGATATCCCAGGAAGGATTACCTTAGGAAGCATATGGCTAACCACGACCAGAAACGACCTGATGGGAACAATCTTGCATGA
- the LOC5578791 gene encoding zinc finger protein 287 has translation MHTNINSNSCRICFDPSQTIASLADIVDGYSLADMLRQCVNLEIDKNDGLPYQCCTKCKPDLVVAFHMVTRCHQSDAKFRAIILEAKAKERNPAESDLTPIVTEDDIKIELKIDEENRIFTEPLYHKAETQAKEETLNEAINIEEDLNSDCDNIEDDTSETDTEDDDSGDAAERPIKEKNRTPQRCCRCKIKLTSMEEIFQHSKAVHLSKRCTDSNKIAAKPFECDLCFQRFTTIKAMRRHRSSIFVKNKYQCDECQLSFKLERTLMQHKDSHRNVVPPYVRPQDKLPRCCACFKQFDDDDLLKKHAVETHLPESTSNENPKKPFPCDVCYRRYKNLNVLREHQAKPYRIKQFQCATCGRTFKERCFLTDHERTHREEKGFACPICPKTFAMKLAYRRHVKIHSPGEDRFKCEVCGKGFKANTLLKRHSIIHNPNHRPILCTLCPATFAWKTCLQAHMKMHTGEKPHKCDQCGAAYAFSTDLKRHIMAHNGIKPYVCTICGRGYPRQDYLRKHMASHGN, from the exons ATGCATACAAATATCAACTCAAATTCATGTCGAATATGCTTCGACCCATCCCAAACTATCGCTTCCCTGGCAGATATCGTGGATGGATATTCACTGGCCGATATGCTAAGGCAATGTGTCAATCTGGAG attgacaaaaatgatggaTTGCCGTACCAATGTTGTACCAAATGTAAGCCAGATTTGGTTGTAGCGTTTCACATGGTGACCCGGTGCCATCAATCTGATGCCAAATTCCGAGCAATAATACTCGAAGCCAAGGCCAAGGAAAG AAATCCAGCTGAAAGTGACTTGACACCCATAGTAACAGAGGATGACATcaaaattgaactcaaaattgACGAAGAGAACCGTATCTTTACCGAGCCATTGTACCATAAAGCCGAAACGCAAGCAAAAGAAGAGACACTGAATGAAGCAATAAATATCGAGGAGGATTTGAATAGTGATTGTGATAACATCGAGGATGATACTTCCGAAACCGACACTGAGGATGATGACAGTGGAGACGCTGCGGAACGTCCAATTAAAGAGAAAAACAGGACTCCACAGCGGTGCTGTCGATGTAAAATCAAGTTGACCTCAATGGAAGAAATATTCCAACATTCGAAGGCAGTTCACTTATCTAAGCGTTGCACGGATTCTAACAAAATCGCTGCAAAACCGTTCGAATGCGATTTATGTTTCCAAAGATTCACTACTATAAAAGCTATGCGTCGACACAGGTCATCGATTTTCGTTAAGAACAAGTATCAGTGCGATGAGTGCCAGCTAAGCTTCAAGCTCGAACGAACCTTGATGCAACATaaagattctcacagaaatgTGGTTCCACCGTACGTGCGGCCACAAGATAAACTTCCCCGGTGTTGTGCTTGCTTCAAACAGTTTGACGATGATgatcttttgaagaagcatgcaGTTGAAACGCATCTACCGGAAAGCACATCCAACGAAAATCCTAAAAAGCCTTTCCCATGTGATGTATGCTACAGACGATACAAAAACCTTAACGTATTACGAGAGCATCAAGCAAAGCCTTACCGCATCAAGCAATTCCAGTGCGCAACCTGCGGACGAACATTCAAAGAGAGATGTTTTTTGACGGACCACGAGCGGACCCATCGAGAGGAGAAGGGTTTCGCATGTCCGATATGTCCCAAAACGTTTGCAATGAAACTTGCGTATCGAAGACACGTTAAAATCCACTCACCGGGCGAGGATCGTTTCAAATGCGAGGTATGCGGGAAAGGATTCAAAGCGAACACCCTCTTGAAACGTCATTCCATCATTCACAACCCCAATCACCGGCCGATACTGTGTACGCTATGTCCAGCAACGTTTGCCTGGAAAACCTGTCTGCAGGCTCACATGAAAATGCACACTGGCGAGAAACCGCACAAGTGCGATCAGTGTGGGGCGGCCTATGCATTCTCTACGGACCTGAAGCGACACATTATGGCCCACAATGGCATCAAACCGTACGTTTGCACCATTTGCGGTCGAGGATATCCCAGGCAGGATTATCTAAGGAAGCATATGGCTAGCCATGGGAATTAG